Proteins encoded in a region of the Elizabethkingia bruuniana genome:
- a CDS encoding dicarboxylate/amino acid:cation symporter codes for MKGQNKLFISIIAALILGVIIGAIVHFNYPKETIDTFSKNIKLLGSLFIRLVQMIIAPLVFSTLVVGIAKMGDMKMVGRVGAKAMTWFITASLTSLLIGLVLVNIMKPGEGTDIVMNVSDAGDLLKTQSDFTLEHFVNHMVPKSIFEAFSTNEILQIVVFSVIFGIALGAYGEKGQMVTDFLDKIAHVVLIMVNYVMWFAPLGVLGAVAAAVAKYGFEIFTLYAHYLLAFVLGIATLWAVLLGVGYLVLGKRLKDLLRHIKTPLLIAFTTTSSEAVFPKLVEELEKFGAQNKIISFTLPLGYSFNLDGSMMYMTFASLFIAQVYDIHMPIEKQLLMLLVLMLTSKGVAGVPRASLIVVVATCSMFGIPPEGIALILPIDHFCDMARSMTNVLGNALATTAVDKWEGHIAVEQESIQ; via the coding sequence ATGAAAGGACAAAATAAACTTTTTATTTCTATTATCGCCGCCCTTATCTTGGGTGTAATTATAGGAGCCATTGTTCACTTTAACTATCCAAAGGAAACTATCGATACTTTTTCCAAAAACATTAAACTTTTAGGCAGCTTATTTATTCGTCTGGTACAGATGATTATTGCGCCATTAGTATTCTCTACATTGGTAGTAGGTATCGCTAAAATGGGGGACATGAAAATGGTTGGACGTGTTGGTGCTAAAGCAATGACATGGTTCATTACGGCATCTTTAACATCATTATTAATAGGTCTGGTACTGGTTAACATTATGAAACCAGGAGAAGGGACTGATATTGTAATGAATGTAAGTGATGCAGGAGACTTATTAAAAACACAAAGCGACTTTACGTTGGAACACTTTGTCAACCATATGGTGCCAAAGAGTATTTTCGAAGCTTTTTCCACAAACGAGATTCTTCAGATTGTAGTTTTCTCTGTAATTTTTGGGATTGCATTAGGTGCCTATGGTGAAAAAGGACAAATGGTAACAGACTTCCTGGACAAAATAGCTCACGTTGTATTAATCATGGTAAACTATGTTATGTGGTTTGCGCCTTTAGGAGTATTGGGAGCCGTTGCAGCAGCTGTTGCAAAATACGGTTTCGAAATATTTACCCTATATGCCCATTATTTACTGGCATTCGTTCTGGGTATTGCAACGCTATGGGCCGTACTACTTGGGGTTGGTTATCTGGTATTAGGAAAGAGACTAAAAGACTTATTAAGACATATAAAAACACCTTTATTAATTGCATTTACAACAACTAGTTCTGAAGCAGTTTTCCCAAAACTTGTAGAAGAATTAGAAAAATTCGGAGCACAGAATAAGATTATTTCATTTACACTTCCTTTGGGTTATTCTTTTAATCTGGATGGTAGTATGATGTATATGACTTTTGCATCTTTATTTATTGCTCAGGTATATGATATTCATATGCCTATTGAAAAGCAGTTACTAATGTTATTGGTACTAATGCTTACCAGTAAAGGTGTTGCGGGTGTACCAAGAGCATCGCTGATTGTAGTAGTGGCTACATGTTCTATGTTTGGTATTCCGCCAGAAGGTATTGCCTTAATTCTGCCAATCGACCACTTTTGTGATATGGCTCGTAGTATGACCAATGTATTAGGAAATGCTTTGGCTACAACAGCTGTAGATAAATGGGAAGGGCATATTGCAGTAGAGCAGGAAAGTATACAATAA
- a CDS encoding septal ring lytic transglycosylase RlpA family protein, which produces MSRVIFLLTLLPAIACGTVSNMKSGEEKSTTVSYYSDTFNGRKTSSGEVFDNGKLTAAHANLPFGTKVLLTNVATGDTVTVKVNDRGYLHKGRAFDITKSAFKKLGDVRKGVLKVTYRVLE; this is translated from the coding sequence ATGAGTAGAGTTATATTTCTGTTAACCCTACTGCCGGCAATTGCTTGTGGTACGGTTAGTAATATGAAGTCAGGCGAAGAAAAGTCAACAACAGTTTCTTATTACAGCGACACGTTTAACGGGCGCAAGACTTCCAGTGGTGAAGTTTTCGATAATGGTAAACTAACCGCTGCACACGCAAATCTTCCTTTCGGTACCAAAGTATTGCTTACCAATGTTGCCACAGGAGATACAGTAACCGTAAAAGTAAATGACAGAGGATATCTTCATAAAGGAAGAGCCTTCGATATTACGAAGTCAGCTTTTAAGAAATTAGGAGATGTACGAAAGGGTGTACTGAAAGTCACTTATAGGGTATTAGAATAA
- the rimO gene encoding 30S ribosomal protein S12 methylthiotransferase RimO, with the protein MRTKSSNKKKINIVTLGCSKNVYDSEVLMGQLKANGKEVVHEDKGDIVVINTCGFIDNAKEESINTILEYVDLKNQGAVEKVFVTGCLSERYKPDLIREIPDVDQYFGTRDLPILLKHLGADYRHELVGERLTTTPRHYAYLKISEGCDRPCTFCAIPLMRGNHISTPIENLVKEAENLAKNGVKELILIAQDLTFYGLDIYKKRALGDLLKELVKVEGIEWIRLHYAFPTGFPEDVLEIIKEEPKICNYIDIPLQHINNDVLKRMKRGTTFEKTNALLDKFREKVPGMAIRTTLIVGFPGETEEHFEELKNWVRDQRFDRLGCFTYSHEENTGAFIYEDDVPAEVKERRVEEIMEVQQQISYEINQEKVGKTFKCLFDRKEGSYFIGRTEFDSPDVDNTVLVPAENTYISVGEFVNVKITSADDFDLYGEVVD; encoded by the coding sequence ATGCGGACAAAATCTTCTAACAAAAAGAAAATTAATATTGTAACACTCGGGTGTTCCAAGAATGTATATGACTCCGAAGTATTGATGGGGCAGCTTAAAGCCAATGGCAAAGAGGTGGTTCATGAAGACAAGGGAGATATTGTTGTAATTAATACCTGTGGATTTATTGATAATGCTAAAGAAGAGAGTATTAATACAATTCTGGAATATGTAGATCTTAAAAATCAGGGTGCTGTAGAAAAAGTTTTCGTTACAGGCTGTCTTTCCGAAAGATATAAACCGGATTTGATAAGAGAAATTCCGGATGTGGATCAGTATTTCGGAACCCGCGATCTGCCAATTTTGCTAAAACATTTAGGCGCAGATTACCGTCACGAATTGGTAGGAGAGCGTCTTACTACAACACCAAGACATTATGCTTATCTTAAAATTTCTGAAGGCTGCGACAGACCGTGTACTTTCTGTGCAATACCTTTAATGAGAGGTAATCACATTTCTACTCCGATAGAAAATCTGGTAAAAGAAGCTGAGAATTTGGCTAAGAATGGTGTAAAAGAATTAATTCTTATTGCTCAGGATCTTACATTCTACGGATTAGATATTTATAAAAAACGTGCATTAGGTGATCTTTTGAAAGAGCTTGTAAAAGTGGAAGGAATTGAGTGGATTCGTCTGCACTATGCTTTCCCTACAGGTTTCCCGGAAGATGTACTGGAAATTATAAAAGAAGAACCTAAAATCTGTAACTATATAGATATTCCGCTTCAGCATATTAATAATGATGTTCTAAAGCGTATGAAACGTGGAACTACTTTCGAGAAGACCAATGCTTTATTGGATAAGTTCCGTGAGAAAGTTCCGGGAATGGCTATCAGAACAACTCTTATCGTAGGTTTCCCGGGTGAAACTGAAGAGCATTTTGAAGAATTGAAAAACTGGGTAAGAGATCAGCGTTTTGACAGATTAGGCTGTTTTACCTATTCTCACGAAGAAAATACAGGTGCATTTATTTATGAAGATGATGTTCCTGCAGAAGTTAAAGAACGTCGTGTAGAAGAAATTATGGAAGTTCAGCAGCAAATTTCATATGAGATAAATCAGGAAAAAGTTGGTAAGACCTTCAAATGTCTGTTCGATAGAAAAGAAGGAAGCTACTTTATCGGAAGAACAGAATTCGATTCTCCGGATGTTGATAACACTGTTTTAGTACCTGCTGAAAATACGTATATCAGTGTAGGAGAGTTTGTTAATGTGAAAATTACTTCTGCCGACGATTTCGATTTATACGGAGAAGTTGTAGACTAA
- a CDS encoding ETX/MTX2 family pore-forming toxin has translation MKKIISLLFSSIILILLSSCSREDEIKNEKNALQASASILKNAGNFIEDRSSSFLELKDYPVNIISKENVNGNFYLTTQGTNRNATFEKQNNSDNQKFYLEFPSESNGGISIYTFINGQKYVLTTGINPATNSLIPKIRDNSFRGTFWQFLGGSTVHPDAYILQNTGIRYRDNGITTYGVIGNSDASKIFVDKYLSQGKQEFEIRPIDDFEIISLEYDNPDTGTMIQQPDFITTWFYSNNTSVQQSMTTGFSKRASFSSNWSKTTGGSLNVNGTIKVGIPIIAEKKITTTVNTNYSATYGKSESMEDTQTYNFPIVIAPRTSVTATATVGRYLINLNYTAKLRGKNTGKLITLKGTWNGVSCTDIKVTLEQRNLDTNSIVAKKVLSEVPKTLYKL, from the coding sequence ATGAAAAAAATAATTAGCTTACTATTTTCATCCATTATATTAATCCTTTTATCTTCTTGTTCAAGAGAAGATGAAATTAAAAATGAAAAAAATGCTCTACAGGCTTCTGCAAGTATACTAAAGAATGCCGGGAATTTTATAGAAGACAGAAGTAGCTCTTTTTTAGAACTAAAAGATTATCCTGTTAATATTATATCTAAAGAAAATGTTAATGGCAATTTTTATCTTACGACACAAGGAACGAATCGTAATGCAACTTTTGAAAAACAAAATAACTCAGATAATCAAAAATTCTATTTGGAGTTTCCGTCTGAATCAAATGGAGGGATTTCAATATATACTTTTATCAATGGACAAAAGTACGTTTTAACTACCGGTATCAATCCTGCTACGAATTCTTTGATTCCTAAGATAAGAGACAACTCTTTTAGAGGAACTTTCTGGCAGTTTTTAGGAGGAAGTACTGTTCATCCTGATGCTTATATCTTACAAAATACAGGGATAAGATATAGAGACAATGGTATTACAACCTATGGAGTTATAGGGAATTCTGATGCAAGTAAGATTTTTGTAGATAAATATCTTAGTCAGGGAAAACAGGAATTTGAAATAAGACCTATTGATGATTTTGAAATTATTAGCTTAGAATATGATAATCCGGATACAGGGACAATGATTCAGCAGCCAGACTTCATTACAACATGGTTTTATTCGAATAATACCTCTGTACAACAAAGTATGACAACTGGGTTTTCTAAAAGAGCATCATTTTCTTCTAACTGGTCCAAAACGACAGGAGGATCATTAAATGTTAATGGAACAATTAAAGTTGGGATTCCTATCATTGCTGAAAAAAAAATCACAACTACAGTGAATACTAATTATTCTGCAACTTATGGAAAAAGTGAAAGTATGGAGGATACACAAACTTATAATTTTCCAATTGTCATTGCTCCAAGAACTAGTGTTACTGCAACTGCTACAGTTGGTAGATATTTAATTAACCTAAATTATACTGCTAAACTACGAGGTAAAAATACTGGTAAATTAATTACTTTAAAAGGAACATGGAATGGAGTGTCGTGTACAGATATTAAAGTTACGTTGGAGCAGCGTAATTTAGATACAAACTCGATCGTTGCTAAAAAAGTGTTGAGTGAAGTTCCTAAAACACTATACAAACTGTAA